The Lycium barbarum isolate Lr01 chromosome 10, ASM1917538v2, whole genome shotgun sequence genome includes a region encoding these proteins:
- the LOC132615625 gene encoding uncharacterized protein LOC132615625 encodes MQPLHLSIYNGCILQNFFGDENPSDLPLAASAGVNQLRQNVQSLKNDEERIAYIGYLILVAEMEVAFNSLTGRISLINMMPNLTPQDFYFLVDDAGFLVLFKRNLNSRSIDDLRT; translated from the exons ATGCAACCATTGCATCTTTCCATATACAATGGTTGCATACTTCAAAACTTCTTTGGTGATGAAAATCCTTCGGATTTGCCCTTGGCCGCAAGCGCTGGAGTGAATCAACTAAGGCAAAATGTTCAATCTCTGAAGAATGATGAAGAACGTATTGCGTATATCGGATATCTGATATT GGTTGCTGAAATGGAGGTAGCATTTAATAGTCTCACTGGGCGTATTAGTCTGATTAATATGATGCCAAACTTAACTCCACAAGACTTCTACTTCCTTGTGGACGATGCTGGATTTTTGGTGCTGTTTAAGAGAAATCTCAATAGTCGTTCTATTGATGATTTGCGCACTTAA